Proteins from a single region of Pyrus communis chromosome 6, drPyrComm1.1, whole genome shotgun sequence:
- the LOC137737081 gene encoding transcription factor MYB124-like isoform X1 has protein sequence MPQEESKKKERHIVTWSQEEDDILRNQISIHGTENWAIIASKFKDKTTRQCRRRWYTYLNSDFKKGGWSPEEDMLLCEAQKIFGNRWTEIAKVVSGRTDNAVKNRFSTLCKKRAKYEALAKENAASYINQNDKRVIIRNGFNTDGTAETTAPSKKMRRSHIPSLSEGDRLLEQCGKMSQQLRAPFAVLIQNVHNVENLPDQNNVNSTKEVHVNAVQKSKFQGSFLKKDDPKIIALMQQAELLSSLALKVNAENTDQSLENAWKVLQDFLNQSKDGDILSYGINDFDFQLEDLKYLLQDLMSTTEGSRPSWQHCRQPDLYDESPGSSEYSTGSTLLSQTEYYQVEQNKVEIGSLNQEIRPGSQSIPIEGKNGVGDCEKGNFSKKQEIFPSCDEATKDYAVVSALSSTEFNSPIKVTPLFRSLAAGIPSPKFSESERNFLLKTLGEDSPCPNPSTNPSQPPPCKRSLLQSL, from the exons ATGCCGCAGGAGGAGTCAAAGAAGAAGGAGCGCCACATCGTTACTTGGTCTCAAGAG GAAGATGATATACTGAGGAATCAAATTAGCATCCATGGAACAGAAAA TTGGGCTATCATTGCATCTAAATTCAAGGATAAAACAACCAGACAGTGCAGGAGAAG ATGGTACACATACTTGAATTCCGACTTCAAGAAAGGAGGGTGGTCACCAGAGGAAGACATGCTCTTGTGCGAG GCTCAAAAGATATTCGGAAACAGATGGACAGAAATAGCGAAGGTGGTTTCGGGAAG AACTGACAATGCCGTGAAAAACCGGTTTTCCACCTTGTGCAAGAAGAGAGCAAAATATGAAGCCTTAGCTAAAGAGAATGCCGCTTCATATATCAATCAGAATGACAAAAGGGTAATAATCCGAAATGGATTCAATACAGATGGAACAGCAGAAACTACAGCACCTTCTAAGAAGATGAG GAGAAGCCACATTCCTAGTCTCTCCGAGGGGGACAGACTACTCGAGCAGTGTGGAAAGATGAGTCAGCAGCTAAGAGCTCCATTTGCAGTGTTGATTCAGAATGTCCACAATGTAGAGAATCTGCCAGACCAGAATAATGTGAATAGCACCAAGGAAGTCCACGTGAATG CGGTACAAAAGAGCAAGTTTCAAGGATCATTTCTCAAGAAGGATGACCCGAAGATAATTGCTTTGATGCAACAAGCAGAATTGCTCAGCTCGCTGGCATTAAAAGTTAATGCAGAGAACACAGACCAGAGTCTTGAAAATGCTTGGAAG GTGCTGCAAGATTTCTTGAATCAAAGCAAAGATGGTGACATCCTCAGTTATGGAATTaatgattttgattttcaaCTCGAAGATCTTAAATATCTGTTACAGGACTTAATGAGCACCACTGAAGGAAGCCGACCATCTTGGCA ACATTGCAGGCAGCCTGATTTATACGATGAGTCTCCAGGAAGTTCCGAATACAGTACAGGGTCAACTCTTCTGTCCCAAACAGAATACTATCAAGTGGAACAAAATAAAGTTGAAATAGGTTCACTGAACCAGGAGATTCGACCAGGGTCACAGTCAATTCCTATTGAAGGGAAAAATGGTGTTGGTGATTGTGAGAAAGGGAATTTTTCCAAAAAGCAAG AGATATTTCCGTCGTGTGATGAAGCAACAAAAGACTACGCAGTTGTTTCTGCATTGTCAAGTACAGAGTTCAATTCTCCTATTAAAGTTACCCCATTGTTCAGATCCTTGGCAGCAGGAATTCCTAGCCCAAAATTTTCTGAAAGT GAAAGGAATTTCTTGCTCAAAACGCTTGGAGAGGACTCCCCCTGCCCCAACCCAAGCACCAATCCTTCACAACCGCCACCCTGCAAACGATCCCTCCTCCAAAGTCTATAA
- the LOC137737081 gene encoding transcription factor MYB124-like isoform X2: MPQEESKKKERHIVTWSQEEDDILRNQISIHGTENWAIIASKFKDKTTRQCRRRWYTYLNSDFKKGGWSPEEDMLLCEAQKIFGNRWTEIAKVVSGRTDNAVKNRFSTLCKKRAKYEALAKENAASYINQNDKRVIIRNGFNTDGTAETTAPSKKMRRSHIPSLSEGDRLLEQCGKMSQQLRAPFAVLIQNVHNVENLPDQNNVNSTKEVHVNAVQKSKFQGSFLKKDDPKIIALMQQAELLSSLALKVNAENTDQSLENAWKVLQDFLNQSKDGDILSYGINDFDFQLEDLKYLLQDLMSTTEGSRPSWQQPDLYDESPGSSEYSTGSTLLSQTEYYQVEQNKVEIGSLNQEIRPGSQSIPIEGKNGVGDCEKGNFSKKQEIFPSCDEATKDYAVVSALSSTEFNSPIKVTPLFRSLAAGIPSPKFSESERNFLLKTLGEDSPCPNPSTNPSQPPPCKRSLLQSL, encoded by the exons ATGCCGCAGGAGGAGTCAAAGAAGAAGGAGCGCCACATCGTTACTTGGTCTCAAGAG GAAGATGATATACTGAGGAATCAAATTAGCATCCATGGAACAGAAAA TTGGGCTATCATTGCATCTAAATTCAAGGATAAAACAACCAGACAGTGCAGGAGAAG ATGGTACACATACTTGAATTCCGACTTCAAGAAAGGAGGGTGGTCACCAGAGGAAGACATGCTCTTGTGCGAG GCTCAAAAGATATTCGGAAACAGATGGACAGAAATAGCGAAGGTGGTTTCGGGAAG AACTGACAATGCCGTGAAAAACCGGTTTTCCACCTTGTGCAAGAAGAGAGCAAAATATGAAGCCTTAGCTAAAGAGAATGCCGCTTCATATATCAATCAGAATGACAAAAGGGTAATAATCCGAAATGGATTCAATACAGATGGAACAGCAGAAACTACAGCACCTTCTAAGAAGATGAG GAGAAGCCACATTCCTAGTCTCTCCGAGGGGGACAGACTACTCGAGCAGTGTGGAAAGATGAGTCAGCAGCTAAGAGCTCCATTTGCAGTGTTGATTCAGAATGTCCACAATGTAGAGAATCTGCCAGACCAGAATAATGTGAATAGCACCAAGGAAGTCCACGTGAATG CGGTACAAAAGAGCAAGTTTCAAGGATCATTTCTCAAGAAGGATGACCCGAAGATAATTGCTTTGATGCAACAAGCAGAATTGCTCAGCTCGCTGGCATTAAAAGTTAATGCAGAGAACACAGACCAGAGTCTTGAAAATGCTTGGAAG GTGCTGCAAGATTTCTTGAATCAAAGCAAAGATGGTGACATCCTCAGTTATGGAATTaatgattttgattttcaaCTCGAAGATCTTAAATATCTGTTACAGGACTTAATGAGCACCACTGAAGGAAGCCGACCATCTTGGCA GCAGCCTGATTTATACGATGAGTCTCCAGGAAGTTCCGAATACAGTACAGGGTCAACTCTTCTGTCCCAAACAGAATACTATCAAGTGGAACAAAATAAAGTTGAAATAGGTTCACTGAACCAGGAGATTCGACCAGGGTCACAGTCAATTCCTATTGAAGGGAAAAATGGTGTTGGTGATTGTGAGAAAGGGAATTTTTCCAAAAAGCAAG AGATATTTCCGTCGTGTGATGAAGCAACAAAAGACTACGCAGTTGTTTCTGCATTGTCAAGTACAGAGTTCAATTCTCCTATTAAAGTTACCCCATTGTTCAGATCCTTGGCAGCAGGAATTCCTAGCCCAAAATTTTCTGAAAGT GAAAGGAATTTCTTGCTCAAAACGCTTGGAGAGGACTCCCCCTGCCCCAACCCAAGCACCAATCCTTCACAACCGCCACCCTGCAAACGATCCCTCCTCCAAAGTCTATAA